The proteins below are encoded in one region of Alistipes indistinctus YIT 12060:
- a CDS encoding DcaP family trimeric outer membrane transporter has translation MKYFRLLSLAACFALLGGAAHAQILQNHAKSHVIFVNTGGEKLDSAATEQVIAAYYNTIERGFQQSGLPRFIISGKDQKMILGIGGNVSLRASYDFGGIADNLDFITADIPVPNTERYNQQFQLDPSTSGLFFKAIAHAGKLGPIVGYISANFRGYQTTGFSLRDAYITVAGFTVGRRFTTFCDLTAVPTTVDFEGPNGYTTLFNTMIRYTHTFNAHWQIAVAAEMPDASITTSAATGTTTQRMPDFPVYAQYSWNKGMSHVRASALFRDLDYYNERLDSRESQFGYGVQVSGEWQLGRKWTAYWQGIYGKGVAGYIQDIAGTGLDLVPVTGDPGKLQAVEAGSWIGGLQYVFNKKWTATAAYSGVKVAAPKDYYQADLYNLAHYVSTNVFYNITDSFQAGLSYMYGSRKNLDGQLGHANRIQALVQYNF, from the coding sequence ATGAAATACTTTCGACTCCTTTCTTTGGCAGCATGCTTCGCGCTGCTGGGCGGCGCGGCGCATGCGCAAATCCTGCAAAACCACGCCAAATCCCACGTCATCTTCGTCAATACCGGGGGTGAAAAGCTCGATTCGGCAGCAACCGAGCAGGTAATCGCGGCCTATTACAACACCATCGAGCGCGGTTTCCAGCAAAGCGGGCTGCCGCGGTTCATCATCTCGGGCAAAGACCAGAAAATGATTTTGGGTATCGGCGGCAACGTGAGCCTGCGTGCCTCTTACGACTTCGGCGGCATCGCCGACAACCTCGACTTCATTACCGCAGACATTCCGGTGCCGAACACCGAGCGCTACAACCAGCAGTTCCAGCTCGACCCCTCGACGTCGGGCCTGTTCTTCAAAGCGATCGCGCACGCCGGTAAGCTGGGACCGATCGTCGGCTACATTTCGGCCAACTTCCGGGGTTACCAAACCACCGGATTCTCGCTGCGCGACGCTTACATTACGGTAGCGGGATTCACCGTCGGACGGCGCTTCACGACCTTCTGCGACCTGACAGCGGTACCTACCACCGTCGATTTCGAAGGACCCAACGGCTATACGACGCTTTTCAACACGATGATCCGCTACACGCACACGTTCAACGCCCACTGGCAGATCGCCGTGGCGGCCGAAATGCCCGATGCGAGCATCACCACCTCCGCAGCGACAGGCACCACCACCCAGCGCATGCCCGACTTTCCCGTCTATGCGCAGTATAGCTGGAACAAAGGCATGAGCCACGTCCGGGCATCGGCCCTGTTCCGCGACCTGGACTACTACAACGAACGGTTGGACAGCCGCGAATCGCAGTTCGGCTACGGCGTGCAGGTCAGCGGCGAATGGCAGCTGGGCCGCAAATGGACGGCTTACTGGCAGGGAATTTACGGCAAAGGCGTCGCAGGTTACATCCAGGACATCGCCGGGACGGGGCTCGACCTGGTTCCGGTCACGGGCGATCCCGGCAAGCTCCAGGCCGTAGAGGCAGGAAGCTGGATCGGCGGCCTGCAATACGTATTCAACAAGAAGTGGACGGCCACGGCGGCTTACAGCGGCGTCAAGGTAGCCGCGCCGAAAGATTACTACCAGGCCGACCTCTACAACCTCGCGCACTACGTCTCGACCAACGTGTTCTACAACATCACCGACAGTTTCCAGGCGGGCCTTTCGTACATGTACGGTTCACGCAAAAACCTCGACGGGCAGCTGGGGCATGCCAACCGCATCCAGGCGCTCGTACAGTATAATTTCTAA
- a CDS encoding MFS transporter, which yields MKKTIQTGRGMISLATLVAIWSVSSVKSLPGLAISPILGDLDKIFPHTSHLEIQMLSSLPSLLIIPCVLLAGKLSENRNKLKILYAGLGIFFASGMLCLVAKSMWLLILFNCLLGIGAGLVIPLTTGLVADYFDGRYRTRQLGISSSISNLTLVLTTALAGWLAMVDWHLPFLVYAIPGIALLLTLRLRHTPQPEKAAVPTPHSAPTPSRTGTSPQSATALRPETISPQATRPPAPATTGGEAERSRKPLYGKGIDAPKLNAVMAVYFFATYTVLAVAFNLPFLMQHYGMSSSASGMMISIFFLAIMLPGFFITQILDRLGRNSVFISFGMITAGLALILLLHREPVIALGSFLVGAGYGILQPIAYDKTVIIARPDKAIFALSLTMAASYLAIVVYPFIMAFFQGIFDDTSASFPFLVNGILTLLVAVAGYRYRHTFTFGVDPSKLK from the coding sequence ATGAAAAAAACGATCCAAACCGGCCGCGGAATGATTTCGCTGGCGACACTGGTAGCCATCTGGTCGGTCTCGTCGGTCAAATCGCTGCCCGGACTGGCCATCTCGCCGATCCTCGGCGACCTGGACAAGATTTTCCCGCACACCTCGCACCTCGAGATCCAGATGCTCTCGTCGCTGCCCTCGCTGCTGATCATCCCATGCGTACTGCTCGCGGGCAAGCTCTCCGAGAACCGCAACAAGCTGAAAATACTCTATGCGGGACTCGGAATTTTCTTCGCCAGCGGCATGCTCTGCCTCGTGGCGAAGAGCATGTGGCTGCTGATCCTGTTCAACTGCCTGCTGGGTATCGGGGCCGGGCTGGTGATCCCGCTCACGACGGGGCTCGTGGCCGACTACTTCGACGGACGCTACCGCACCCGGCAGCTGGGTATCAGTTCGTCCATCAGCAACCTCACGCTCGTACTGACCACCGCATTGGCGGGCTGGCTCGCGATGGTCGACTGGCACCTGCCGTTCCTGGTCTACGCAATTCCCGGCATCGCGCTGCTGCTGACGCTGCGGCTGCGACACACCCCGCAACCCGAAAAAGCGGCCGTCCCAACTCCGCATTCTGCCCCCACACCGTCCCGGACCGGAACGTCGCCGCAATCCGCAACGGCACTCCGTCCGGAAACCATATCCCCACAGGCAACGCGGCCGCCTGCCCCCGCCACGACCGGCGGAGAAGCGGAGCGTTCCCGCAAGCCGCTCTACGGCAAGGGTATCGACGCACCGAAACTCAACGCGGTGATGGCCGTCTACTTTTTCGCCACCTACACGGTGCTCGCGGTGGCTTTCAACCTGCCTTTCCTGATGCAGCACTACGGCATGAGCAGCTCGGCCAGCGGCATGATGATCTCGATCTTCTTCCTCGCGATCATGCTCCCGGGCTTCTTCATCACGCAAATCCTCGACCGCCTCGGCCGCAACTCGGTCTTCATCTCGTTCGGCATGATCACGGCGGGCCTCGCGCTGATCCTGTTGCTGCACCGGGAACCCGTCATCGCACTGGGCAGCTTCCTGGTCGGGGCCGGATACGGCATCCTGCAACCCATCGCCTACGACAAGACCGTCATCATCGCACGGCCCGACAAGGCGATCTTCGCACTGTCGCTCACGATGGCCGCCAGTTACCTGGCGATCGTCGTCTACCCATTTATCATGGCCTTCTTCCAAGGCATATTCGACGACACATCGGCCAGCTTCCCGTTCCTGGTGAACGGCATACTGACACTGCTCGTCGCCGTGGCCGGCTACCGCTACCGCCATACGTTCACGTTCGGGGTCGATCCGTCGAAACTGAAATAA
- a CDS encoding polysaccharide lyase 8 family protein: protein MAHTISRRALSVLASLLLLGGLFASCAKQSPLSFDQMRERYYLTLVPDADLSDTLVQRRINALDDAAGPLWESLNKAPDRGWLWEENKDTTVSMMMGGNFAKLNTLAAAYRTKGSRYYGNPEMKADILAGLDWAIASRYNPSVEWYDNWWDWVIGVPMTLNNTLVLMYDDLSPEQLRAALGAMDHFAPDVTYEGAATGANKIWQCGIMAVRGILGQNPDQLKMAVDGLGTEFKYVTGKDGFYEDGSFVQHQWHPYTGGYGRSMLSQMADLIALLSGTPWAVPQPYEAMLYEWIHNGYEPLVYRGAMMDMVRGREISRPGCTDRWAGHSILVSMLRLSEVAPAAEKERLQAFVKANVLSDDNRDFMQDVPTYLLASARALMADGEVKPEAPQTLNKVFGAMDRAVHKRPGFALGIAMSSNRIENYETINGENLCAWYTGDGMTYLYDNDLAQYSDSFWPTVNPYRMAGTTEDTRVREAKTLPFGPGLLYADGYKSPQHWVGGSSIEGRYGMAGMWYDAQDCTLEAKKSWLMAGDEIVALGAGISSTDGRTIETTVENRKMNPGADYRLTLDGEAVLAADGVLNAPSAHWAHFAGVDEHTNVGYWFPQPATVNLQREARTGSWYAISQPYNPKEPITRSYFTLWLDHGKSPKDATYAYVLLPGRDAAATAAFAAAPGVEILANTPQVQAARNTKEGVTGFSFWEAAGPVAGVSADAPASVIVHETPETITVGVSDPTHLNTGAVRVTLSEAKAAKVAEEHPEVKVVSLSPVVLEVGMDGSLGRTRSVTLRK from the coding sequence ATGGCCCACACGATCTCCCGCCGGGCACTCTCCGTGCTTGCATCGCTATTACTTCTCGGCGGACTGTTCGCCTCCTGTGCGAAACAATCCCCGCTCTCGTTCGACCAGATGCGCGAACGTTACTACCTGACGCTGGTTCCGGACGCCGACCTGTCCGATACGCTCGTGCAGCGGCGCATCAATGCGCTGGACGATGCCGCCGGGCCTCTTTGGGAGAGCCTGAACAAAGCCCCCGACCGCGGGTGGCTGTGGGAAGAGAACAAGGATACCACCGTTTCGATGATGATGGGCGGCAACTTCGCCAAACTCAATACGCTGGCCGCCGCTTACCGGACCAAAGGGTCGCGCTATTACGGGAACCCGGAGATGAAGGCCGATATCCTCGCCGGCTTGGACTGGGCGATCGCCAGCCGCTACAACCCGTCGGTCGAGTGGTACGATAACTGGTGGGACTGGGTGATCGGCGTTCCGATGACGCTGAACAACACGCTCGTGCTGATGTACGACGACCTGTCGCCCGAGCAGCTCCGCGCTGCGCTCGGTGCGATGGACCATTTCGCGCCGGATGTGACCTACGAAGGCGCTGCGACCGGGGCGAACAAGATCTGGCAGTGCGGCATCATGGCCGTGCGCGGCATCCTGGGGCAGAATCCGGACCAGCTGAAGATGGCCGTGGACGGGCTCGGGACCGAATTCAAATACGTTACCGGCAAAGACGGTTTCTACGAGGACGGTTCGTTCGTGCAGCACCAGTGGCACCCCTATACCGGCGGTTACGGCCGGTCGATGCTGAGCCAGATGGCCGACCTGATCGCACTGCTCTCCGGCACCCCGTGGGCCGTGCCGCAGCCGTACGAAGCGATGCTCTACGAGTGGATCCACAACGGTTACGAGCCGCTGGTCTACCGCGGCGCGATGATGGACATGGTGCGCGGCCGCGAGATTTCACGCCCGGGCTGTACCGACCGCTGGGCCGGGCACAGCATCCTCGTGTCGATGCTCCGGCTGAGCGAAGTGGCCCCTGCGGCGGAGAAGGAGCGCCTGCAGGCTTTCGTGAAGGCGAACGTGCTCTCGGACGATAACCGCGACTTCATGCAGGACGTGCCCACCTACCTGCTGGCCTCGGCGCGTGCGCTGATGGCCGACGGCGAGGTGAAGCCCGAAGCGCCGCAGACGCTCAACAAGGTATTCGGGGCGATGGACCGCGCAGTGCACAAACGTCCCGGATTCGCGCTGGGTATCGCAATGTCGTCGAACCGGATCGAGAACTACGAGACGATCAACGGCGAGAACCTCTGCGCTTGGTATACCGGCGACGGGATGACCTACCTGTATGACAACGACCTGGCCCAATACTCCGATAGTTTCTGGCCGACGGTGAACCCGTACCGCATGGCGGGCACCACCGAGGATACGCGTGTCCGTGAGGCGAAGACCCTGCCGTTCGGGCCGGGCCTGCTCTACGCCGACGGCTACAAGAGCCCGCAGCACTGGGTTGGCGGTTCGTCGATCGAGGGCCGTTACGGCATGGCCGGGATGTGGTACGACGCGCAGGACTGCACGCTCGAGGCGAAAAAAAGCTGGCTGATGGCCGGCGACGAGATCGTTGCGCTCGGTGCCGGAATCAGCAGTACCGACGGCCGTACGATCGAAACGACCGTCGAGAACCGCAAGATGAATCCGGGTGCGGACTACCGCCTGACGCTCGACGGCGAGGCGGTGCTCGCTGCGGACGGCGTGCTGAACGCACCCTCGGCGCACTGGGCGCACTTTGCCGGGGTGGACGAACATACGAACGTGGGTTATTGGTTCCCGCAGCCGGCGACGGTGAACCTCCAGCGCGAGGCCCGTACCGGATCGTGGTACGCGATCAGCCAGCCCTACAATCCGAAAGAACCGATTACGCGCAGTTACTTCACGCTGTGGCTCGACCACGGCAAAAGCCCCAAGGACGCGACGTATGCCTACGTGCTGCTGCCGGGCCGCGACGCCGCGGCGACGGCTGCTTTCGCCGCAGCGCCGGGTGTCGAAATTCTGGCCAATACCCCGCAGGTGCAGGCCGCACGCAATACGAAAGAGGGCGTTACGGGTTTCAGTTTCTGGGAGGCTGCCGGCCCGGTGGCCGGGGTGAGCGCCGATGCGCCCGCGTCGGTGATCGTGCACGAGACGCCCGAAACGATTACCGTCGGCGTGAGCGATCCGACGCACCTGAATACGGGTGCGGTTCGTGTGACGCTCTCCGAGGCGAAGGCCGCAAAGGTGGCGGAGGAGCATCCCGAAGTGAAGGTGGTGTCGCTCTCGCCCGTCGTGCTCGAAGTGGGTATGGACGGTTCTCTGGGCCGCACCCGCAGCGTTACGCTCCGGAAATAG